The Syntrophales bacterium nucleotide sequence ATATAATCTGGTATGGGATTTACCCTCCTATGCAGGTTTCGATCCTGATGAACCAGAAGCGGCAGGTTATATTGGTAATGATGGTGTTAGCTGTATTAACGATGAGGATTTCGAACGAATGCTACATGATTTAGATTTAACTAAAACCAATATTGTGATGATTAACGCAGATACCATTCCAGTTTTTGCTCATTTCATTGCCTATGCCGATAAGAGAGGCTTTCCCAGGGATAAGCTGCGCGGTAATACCATGAACTGGGAATTCACTGCCTGGTGGCTTCCAAGTATGCTATGGGAACCCAATGATGGGCTTAAGCTGGCAACTGATCTTATTCACTTTTGTTGCAAAGAAATGCCCGGTTGGAATCATACTAATATCGAATGTCAGGCTATGTCTGAGTTGGGAGCAAATGCTGTACAACAGATGGCCTTTGGCATTGCTACGGCAATGGCAGTTGCCGATTCCTGTGTAAAGGCAGGGATAGAACCAGATTCCTTTATGCCAGGAATCGGGTTCCAAATTGCAAATTGTAACGACTTTTTTGAATATATCTGTATGTTTCGAGCCGCGAGAAGATTATGGGCCAGAATCGCCCATGAAAAATATGGATGCAAAAAACCAGCTTCCATGCACTTCAGAACCCATACTCATACCTCATGTTCCGAGCTTACCAGACAACAGCCTTTGGTTAATCTTATTCGGACAACGCTTCATGCCTTAGGAGCAGTACTTTCTGGTACAACAGCCATGGCGTTACCAAGCTATGATGAATCTGTTGGCATCCCTACAGAGGAGGCAGCAATTCTCGCGCTGAGAATTGAGCAGGTAATAGCAGAAGAAACTGGCATCACTAAGGT carries:
- a CDS encoding methylmalonyl-CoA mutase family protein; translation: MFSKETLEEAKKLEQEWQEFYEKRYQGKDFSSTTSSGIPIKPVYTPLDVEHINYAQDIGSPGTYPYMRSNYVIHYQFQPWINQQVHGYGLPEHTRERMDLLAKAGMKGYFGGRSYNLVWDLPSYAGFDPDEPEAAGYIGNDGVSCINDEDFERMLHDLDLTKTNIVMINADTIPVFAHFIAYADKRGFPRDKLRGNTMNWEFTAWWLPSMLWEPNDGLKLATDLIHFCCKEMPGWNHTNIECQAMSELGANAVQQMAFGIATAMAVADSCVKAGIEPDSFMPGIGFQIANCNDFFEYICMFRAARRLWARIAHEKYGCKKPASMHFRTHTHTSCSELTRQQPLVNLIRTTLHALGAVLSGTTAMALPSYDESVGIPTEEAAILALRIEQVIAEETGITKVTDPLGGSYYVESLTNKMEEEDKKILKQIDEMGGFIKALKDGWLIGQCRENATKWRQQVDSGERVVVGWNKYVMGEEKEIKPFRIDPEVARIAIERVKKYKAERDQAKTDAALNGLLLAAERLAKGEYGGVMPAAIEAAKAKATTGEIAKTLRKVLKWGTDCSPLAAY